TCGGGCATCGGAGTTCCATCTGGAAACGTGACAGCTAACTTCCGGTCGTTCCTCACGTCGCTCCAGCCGAGGTATGCGGCGATTATTGAATTAAACCAGGTTTTCTTGTCGGTGCGCGCGTCCACCCTGACTGCCGGAAGTACCTTAGTCTGTGTGCGCAGGCAGCCGTTAGGTAACCACTCGATTTTCGTTCCTTGTTCCTTGCATTTGGATTCGGCTTCTTCCCGGCTCGTGGTCTGGTAAGTGGATTGCCATCCGCGACCGATGGGCGACTTCTCGTCATCGCCATCCGGCAACACTCGGTTGTATACCACGCCTTTCTCCTCTAGAGCATCGACAAACATGCCATCGCGTGCACGCATCGCCTTGTAGACCTCGGTCGAGATCACCAGGGGCGTCTGGCCGCCTTCTGCCGGAGGATTGTCGCAGTAGAAAAACAAGACTGATGGGAAAGTGGGCACCTGCGCCATCTCGTGGTGAAAAGGTATTAACTGATCCGGTGGCGCCTCGTTGGCGGTGAACACGTTTCCGGTGACCACGCGCCTAGGCGCCGCTCCGCCCACATAGGGCAGCGCCTCGTACGAAAACGACTTCACAAAGGAGTCGAAATCTTCCGGAGAGTTGACCGGAAACCCACGAAACAGAACAGCGCCGTGATTTAACAGCAGTGATTCGATCACTTCCCGTTTTTCTCTCACCCAAGCGGTCGCTGCCTCGTTGCTTTTTGGTCCACTCTCGATTAGCGGCCGCAGAATGAGCGGGAACGGCTTTCCGTCAAATATTTTCTGTTCCGGGGATTGTAATGATATTGGTTCTGCACAAAAGTCATCGGGGACAACGCTGGCCTCagtctgaaaaacaaaataatgacgAGGCTGTTCGGTAATAATATCGTTTATCAAACACATTGGATGTTGTTGCAAAAATATCGTATTTAATAGTTTATTCAAGAGAAAAAATCAATATGAGAACCTACCATTTTGTTGTTTTATCCAACCTGTGTTTGGGAGTTTGCGTTTATTATTACTAGTGTATTTAGCTCCTATCCTGTTATCTGGGGGATTGAACGTGTTATCAGTACGGGTATCGTTAGCATGCTAATCAAAGGTCATTTAGGATACGTATCGCCCTATCGTGGAGTGTCGTTTAATCAATTAGATGTACATAATCGAGTATTTTAAGAGTCCGCACAAATTTAATATCTGTATTGTCTTACCactaataaaatactttttttttgctttgttCTTAGTATATTGCAATTTTTTGGTtgatattttcaataatttttttttccttcACGTGTATCTATCTAGATTAAGTAGAGCGTTACTGGCTTTAACCTTCTGCAAAAAAGCCTCGTTAAGTTAAACCTAAACTATGCGACAATTCTTCAAAAGGAATAGGAGAGATGAAGCGAGCACGAAATGCATGTTCATACACGTGTGGCCTGGGCCAAAATCACCCAAAGCTCAATCTTGATGcttctataaaaaatattctttctttcAACCACACCATTGGATGATATTCATAATATTTCAGTACTCGTAGTAAATTGTTCGCATGCGAAATGTAAATCCTCATTTACGATGAAAATGTTGCGCCATgtagtgtttttttgtcacagtAAACATGTCAGGGAGGGTCATATAAACTTTAATTTTAACGAGGCATTTCTGGATCATcaatacatgtaatgtaaatgtATCTGAGTCATGGAATAAATGTAATAGTGCCATGTTTCACGAATCTTTACGAATATAAACATGTCCAGTATCAGATTTTAATGCATACCTTTATCTTGTATGTATTGGGCACGGACTTTGACAGATTAAAAACCCATTAAAGGGGTCGATGTATCTAACTT
This is a stretch of genomic DNA from Dreissena polymorpha isolate Duluth1 chromosome 7, UMN_Dpol_1.0, whole genome shotgun sequence. It encodes these proteins:
- the LOC127838140 gene encoding uncharacterized protein LOC127838140 yields the protein MTEASVVPDDFCAEPISLQSPEQKIFDGKPFPLILRPLIESGPKSNEAATAWVREKREVIESLLLNHGAVLFRGFPVNSPEDFDSFVKSFSYEALPYVGGAAPRRVVTGNVFTANEAPPDQLIPFHHEMAQVPTFPSVLFFYCDNPPAEGGQTPLVISTEVYKAMRARDGMFVDALEEKGVVYNRVLPDGDDEKSPIGRGWQSTYQTTSREEAESKCKEQGTKIEWLPNGCLRTQTKVLPAVRVDARTDKKTWFNSIIAAYLGWSDVRNDRKLAVTFPDGTPMPEESMQTLNEVFEELAIDFRWEKGDVVMIDNRQVLHGRRSFTPPRRILAALCK